A genomic segment from Nicotiana sylvestris chromosome 1, ASM39365v2, whole genome shotgun sequence encodes:
- the LOC104234875 gene encoding 1-aminocyclopropane-1-carboxylate synthase: protein MGFENEKNSSILSKLATNEEHGENSPYFDGWKAYDNDPFHPLKNPNGVIQMGLAENQLCFDLIEEWIKRNPNASICTTEGIKSFRAIANFQDYHGLPEFRSAIAKFMEKTRGGRVTFDPERVVMAGGATGANETIIFCLADTGDAFLVPSPYYPAFNRDLRWRTGVQLIPIPCDSSNNFQITTKAVREAYENAQKSNIKVKGLILTNPSNPLGTTLDRDTLKNLLTFTNQHNIHLVCDEIYAATVFNTPQFVSIAEILDDETSHCNKDLVHIVYSLSKDMGLPGFRVGIVYSFNDAVVNCARKMSSFGLVSTQTQYLLAEMLSDERFVSNFLTESSKRLAKRHKHFTNGLEEVGIKCLRSNAGLFCWMDLRPLLKESTFDSEMSLWRVIINDVKLNVSPGSSFDCQEPGFFRVCFANMDDETVDIALARIRSFVGVKKSGDESTPILMEKKQQWKKNNLRLSFSKRMYDESVNLSPLSSPIPHSPLVRART from the exons ATGGGATTTGAGAATGAGAAGAACAGCTCAATCTTATCTAAGCTCGCTACTAATGAAGAACATGGTGAAAACTCGCCATATTTTGATGGATGGAAAGCATACGATAACGATCCTTTTCACCCTCTGAAGAACCCTAATGGTGTTATCCAAATGGGTCTTGCTGAAAATCAG CTTTGTTTTGACTTGATTGAGGAATGGATTAAGAGAAATCCAAACGCTTCAATTTGCACCACAGAAGGAATCAAATCTTTCAGGGCCATTGCCAACTTTCAAGATTATCACGGCCTACCTGAATTCAGAAGC GCTATTGCGAAATTTATGGAGAAAACAAGAGGGGGAAGGGTTACGTTTGATCCAGAGAGAGTAGTTATGGCTGGTGGTGCAACTGGAGCCAACGAAACAATTATATTTTGTTTGGCTGATACAGGCGATGCATTCTTAGTACCTTCACCATACTATCCAGC ATTTAACCGGGACTTAAGATGGAGAACTGGAGTACAACTCATTCCAATTCCTTGCGACAGTTCCAACAACTTCCAAATCACTACAAAAGCTGTGAGAGAAGCATATGAAAATGCCCAGAAATCAAACATCAAAGTCAAAGGCTTGATTTTGACCAACCCATCAAATCCATTAGGCACCACTTTGGACAGAGACACACTGAAAAATCTCTTGACCTTCACCAACCAACATAACATCCACCTCGTTTGCGACGAAATTTACGCCGCAACTGTCTTTAATACACCTCAATTCGTCAGCATTGCTGAAATTCTCGACGACGAAACGAGCCATTGCAACAAAGATTTGGTTCATATCGTATACAGTCTTTCAAAAGACATGGGCTTACCAGGATTCAGAGTCGGAATCGTGTATTCATTCAACGATGCCGTCGTTAATTGTGCTAGAAAAATGTCGAGTTTTGGTTTAGTTTCCACTCAAACACAGTATTTGCTCGCTGAGATGTTATCCGACGAAAGATTCGTCtcaaattttctaactgaaagcTCGAAGAGATTAGCTAAAAGACACAAACATTTCACTAACGGACTcgaagaagttggaattaaatgCTTGAGAAGCAATGCTGGACTTTTCTGTTGGATGGATTTGCGACCACTTTTGAAAGAGTCAACTTTCGACTCAGAAATGTCATTATGGAGAGTGATTATAAATGACGTGAAGCTTAATGTCTCGCCGGGATCTTCATTTGATTGTCAAGAGCCAGGATTTTTTCGAGTTTGTTTCGCTAACATGGATGATGAAACTGTGGATATTGCATTAGCGAGGATTCGGAGTTTTGTGGGTGTTAAGAAAAGTGGAGATGAATCGACTCCAATATTAATGGAGAAGAAGCAGCAATGGAAAAAGAACAATCTACGACTTAGTTTCTCGAAAAGAATGTACGATGAAAGTGTTAATTTGTCACCACTTTCATCTCCTATCCCTCATTCACCACTCGTTCGAGCTAGAACTTAA